The Psychrosphaera ytuae genome includes a region encoding these proteins:
- a CDS encoding SoxR reducing system RseC family protein — MIKERGQVVQIDEQFIWVETAIKSTCSSCAAKSNCGTSSVAEAFAGKSVINKVRNHLKAQLHDQVEIGIPEESLIQGAFWVYLAPLISAILFALGAEYWLSRFIDIAEWQVIIFTILGGAVGFGVAKYKLKSDGPERYEPQLLEVLSVVKGSDGSQDIEVKQVN; from the coding sequence GTGATAAAAGAACGCGGTCAAGTGGTTCAAATTGACGAACAATTTATTTGGGTTGAAACCGCAATCAAGTCGACCTGTTCGTCCTGTGCTGCCAAGTCAAATTGTGGGACAAGTTCGGTTGCGGAGGCATTTGCGGGCAAGTCTGTGATCAACAAGGTACGCAACCACTTAAAGGCTCAACTTCATGACCAGGTAGAAATCGGGATTCCTGAAGAAAGTTTAATCCAAGGGGCATTTTGGGTTTACCTCGCCCCTTTGATCAGCGCCATATTATTTGCCTTAGGTGCCGAATACTGGCTTTCTAGGTTTATCGACATTGCAGAATGGCAGGTGATCATATTCACTATACTCGGCGGTGCAGTGGGGTTTGGCGTGGCTAAATACAAACTAAAATCCGATGGTCCAGAGCGATATGAGCCGCAATTATTAGAGGTTTTATCTGTAGTTAAGGGGAGTGACGGCTCTCAAGACATTGAGGTCAAACAAGTTAACTAA
- a CDS encoding MucB/RseB C-terminal domain-containing protein has protein sequence MIKGSTTQHVFLVLALSLFSSFSIAIPQLNIDPEEGVSTNSPSEQPPRASLVSAGQVKPDPVTDMSASAEKINAAFWLKKLRTALRESHFEAGIMRQKGQKTESYQWLHGTVGEGENKVEVERVSQLVGGVGTMIRRDNTIAFFDSKKEPYAVQGNSIRNFMPPIFYRNAGELIDSYQFVLVSKSQIAGRSAQLIRIESIKRQTYNFWVWIDVESGLPLRMVYVDDEGEAVEQIVMMHLSVYNQHTEEMVKLSTMELPEAPAAVAANQQTNNWIISHIPKGFELIKSDRHHVSISREVSDYYLFSDGLVEFSIYVQRPLDNFTSPVVLTDGATSFVMIHAGGFDVTVIGMIPPETGFEIAKGVSAK, from the coding sequence GTGATCAAAGGAAGCACGACACAACACGTTTTTTTAGTATTAGCACTGAGCTTATTCAGTTCCTTTTCTATCGCAATTCCTCAGCTCAATATCGACCCTGAAGAGGGTGTAAGCACCAATAGTCCGAGTGAACAGCCACCAAGAGCATCTTTAGTCAGTGCTGGCCAAGTCAAGCCTGACCCTGTAACAGACATGTCGGCTAGCGCTGAAAAAATCAACGCTGCGTTTTGGTTAAAAAAACTAAGAACTGCATTAAGAGAAAGTCACTTTGAGGCGGGTATCATGCGTCAAAAAGGACAAAAAACCGAATCGTATCAATGGTTACACGGTACCGTAGGAGAGGGTGAAAACAAAGTTGAAGTTGAGCGCGTCTCGCAACTTGTAGGTGGCGTTGGTACTATGATCCGTCGCGACAATACCATTGCTTTTTTTGACTCAAAAAAAGAGCCTTACGCTGTTCAGGGCAATAGTATTCGCAACTTTATGCCGCCAATTTTCTACCGCAATGCGGGTGAGCTTATTGATAGTTATCAGTTTGTTTTAGTGAGTAAGAGTCAGATTGCAGGACGCTCAGCTCAACTCATTCGAATCGAATCCATTAAGCGCCAAACTTATAACTTTTGGGTTTGGATAGATGTTGAAAGTGGGCTGCCTTTGCGTATGGTTTATGTTGACGATGAAGGCGAAGCGGTCGAGCAAATTGTCATGATGCATTTGTCTGTGTATAACCAACACACAGAAGAGATGGTCAAACTCTCGACTATGGAGCTACCAGAAGCGCCTGCTGCCGTAGCTGCTAACCAACAAACAAATAACTGGATAATTTCTCATATTCCTAAGGGCTTTGAATTGATCAAAAGTGACCGTCATCACGTGTCAATTAGCCGAGAAGTGTCCGATTATTACCTATTTAGTGACGGTTTGGTTGAGTTTTCAATTTATGTTCAGCGACCTTTGGACAACTTCACCAGTCCAGTTGTATTAACCGATGGTGCAACCTCATTTGTGATGATTCATGCTGGTGGCTTTGATGTCACTGTTATTGGTATGATCCCACCGGAAACAGGATTCGAAATAGCTAAAGGTGTATCTGCTAAGTGA
- a CDS encoding RseA family anti-sigma factor codes for MTNNYQEPLSALLDDELSESELHDALSSAEVDVEAKEQFSRYALIGDVMRNEQELIVQSSFAASIQQAVANIELPVADAIVEESAKAETPASVTAISSHPKWRERFTTLVTQIGNSAAAKSGTQFAIAASVALVAVVGVGNMQTSQTERVSSPVLNTVPIVQDLKPVSLDGTQKKPTANQVTQSRINALMADHNQQVRAAEEQAEEKSDPASDANGQEPIQN; via the coding sequence ATGACGAATAATTACCAAGAACCATTATCTGCATTATTAGATGACGAGTTGTCAGAATCTGAATTACACGACGCTCTCTCTTCTGCAGAAGTTGACGTTGAGGCCAAAGAGCAGTTTAGCCGCTATGCGTTGATTGGGGATGTAATGAGAAACGAGCAAGAGTTGATAGTGCAAAGTAGCTTTGCAGCGTCAATTCAGCAAGCGGTCGCAAACATTGAGCTTCCTGTAGCAGATGCGATAGTGGAAGAAAGTGCTAAGGCCGAGACTCCAGCGAGTGTAACGGCGATATCTTCCCATCCAAAATGGCGTGAGCGGTTTACCACACTGGTTACTCAGATTGGCAACAGTGCAGCCGCGAAAAGCGGTACTCAATTTGCCATTGCAGCATCAGTTGCGTTAGTTGCGGTGGTTGGAGTTGGCAACATGCAAACAAGTCAAACGGAGCGCGTCTCTTCGCCTGTGTTAAATACGGTACCTATTGTGCAGGACTTAAAACCAGTTTCTCTTGATGGAACACAAAAGAAACCAACAGCAAATCAAGTTACACAATCGCGTATTAATGCTTTGATGGCAGACCATAACCAGCAAGTACGTGCAGCTGAAGAGCAAGCAGAAGAAAAGTCTGACCCTGCATCTGACGCCAATGGACAAGAGCCAATTCAAAATTAA
- the rpoE gene encoding RNA polymerase sigma factor RpoE: MSEQSKDLGLVRRAQAGDKAAFDLLVRKYQNKVVSLVSRYLGNNGDVQDVAQDAFIKAYTALPGFRGEAAFYTWLYRIAVNSAKNYLMAKGRRPANVDVDAEEAEYYETSDALRTNASPERLALTEEIKKVIFDTIEQLPEELRVAIQLREIDGMSYEEIATAMGCPIGTVRSRIFRARDAIDAKLQPLLENR; encoded by the coding sequence ATGAGCGAGCAGAGTAAAGATTTAGGATTAGTCAGAAGAGCGCAAGCGGGTGATAAAGCGGCATTTGATTTGCTAGTAAGAAAGTATCAAAACAAAGTCGTAAGCTTGGTATCTCGATATTTAGGCAACAACGGCGATGTCCAAGACGTCGCTCAAGATGCATTTATCAAGGCTTATACCGCGTTGCCAGGGTTTAGAGGTGAAGCTGCATTTTATACGTGGCTATACCGAATCGCAGTAAACAGCGCCAAAAACTATTTAATGGCAAAAGGCCGCCGTCCCGCTAATGTGGATGTTGATGCCGAAGAAGCTGAGTACTACGAAACAAGTGATGCATTAAGAACTAACGCATCACCTGAGCGACTTGCGCTAACTGAAGAAATAAAAAAAGTGATTTTCGATACCATTGAACAATTACCGGAGGAGTTGCGTGTTGCGATTCAACTTAGGGAAATCGATGGGATGAGTTACGAAGAGATAGCAACTGCTATGGGGTGTCCAATTGGAACTGTGCGTTCTCGAATATTTAGAGCACGTGATGCCATCGACGCCAAATTACAGCCGCTGTTAGAAAACCGTTAA
- the nadB gene encoding L-aspartate oxidase, translating to MSNDTQHYTDCLIIGSGAAGLTLALSIADQAKVIVLSKSALKEGSTLYAQGGIAAVFDENDSIDSHVQDTLIAGANLCDEEAVRYTASHAKSSMEWLIAQGVPFDQVTDSDGSSRYHLTREGGHSHRRILHAADATGKAVQTTLLDKVKAHPNIRLFERFNALDLVSEKSADDSNGSTDKTVKGAYVWNRNLERVEVVRAKFIALATGGASKVYQYTSNPDIASGDGIAMAWRAGCRVANMEFNQFHPTSLYHEKAQNFLISEALRGEGAKLRRPDGTRFMPDFDEREELAPRDIVARAIDFEMKRLGADCMYLDITHKEEEFILEHFPTIYAACLKVGIDITKEQIPVVPAAHYTCGGVMTDLKGQTDISNLFAIGEVAYTGLHGANRMASNSLLECIVFAQGAAEQILTRLEQQPEPGDIAHWDESKVTSSEEDILISHNWHELRLLMWDYVGIVRSDRRLIKALKRIELIKQETDEFYASFRVSNNLLELRNLVQVAQLIVQSALSRKESRGLHYTIDYPETLPTSSPTILSKV from the coding sequence ATGTCGAACGATACTCAGCACTACACAGATTGTTTAATAATTGGCAGCGGCGCCGCGGGTTTGACCTTGGCACTGAGTATTGCAGATCAAGCAAAGGTCATCGTTTTGAGTAAGTCAGCTTTAAAAGAAGGCTCGACTCTTTATGCACAAGGCGGAATCGCAGCCGTATTTGATGAAAACGACAGCATAGACTCACATGTTCAAGATACTTTGATTGCTGGTGCAAACCTGTGTGACGAAGAAGCTGTTCGATATACGGCTAGCCACGCTAAGTCCTCTATGGAATGGCTCATAGCCCAAGGCGTCCCTTTTGACCAAGTTACCGACTCTGATGGTTCTTCTCGTTATCACTTAACTAGAGAAGGTGGACACAGTCACCGTCGGATATTACATGCGGCAGATGCTACGGGTAAAGCAGTGCAAACGACCTTACTCGATAAGGTAAAAGCACACCCTAACATTCGCCTATTTGAACGATTTAATGCTTTGGACTTAGTCAGCGAAAAAAGCGCAGACGACAGTAACGGTAGCACTGACAAAACCGTTAAAGGGGCCTATGTCTGGAACCGCAATTTAGAGCGCGTAGAAGTCGTGCGTGCTAAGTTTATTGCTTTAGCAACCGGTGGAGCGAGCAAGGTTTATCAATATACCTCTAATCCTGACATCGCCAGCGGTGATGGAATTGCCATGGCTTGGCGAGCTGGTTGTCGAGTCGCTAATATGGAGTTTAATCAATTCCATCCAACCAGTTTGTATCACGAAAAAGCCCAAAACTTTTTAATTTCAGAAGCGCTAAGAGGTGAAGGAGCAAAGCTTCGTCGTCCTGACGGAACGCGCTTTATGCCCGATTTTGATGAACGTGAAGAATTAGCTCCACGCGATATCGTTGCCCGTGCCATCGACTTTGAAATGAAGCGTTTGGGCGCGGATTGCATGTATTTGGATATTACTCACAAAGAAGAAGAGTTTATCTTAGAGCACTTTCCAACGATTTACGCTGCTTGTCTTAAAGTGGGTATAGATATTACCAAAGAGCAAATCCCTGTCGTGCCAGCGGCCCATTATACTTGTGGTGGTGTGATGACCGACTTAAAAGGACAAACTGACATCAGTAACTTATTTGCGATTGGAGAGGTTGCATACACAGGTCTACACGGCGCCAATCGAATGGCGAGTAACAGCTTGTTAGAGTGTATTGTATTTGCCCAAGGGGCCGCTGAGCAAATCTTGACGCGTCTTGAGCAGCAACCAGAGCCAGGTGATATTGCCCACTGGGATGAGAGCAAAGTAACCAGCTCCGAAGAAGATATTCTTATTAGCCACAATTGGCATGAGTTGCGCTTATTAATGTGGGACTATGTCGGAATTGTGCGCTCGGATAGACGTCTAATTAAAGCACTAAAGCGTATCGAACTTATCAAACAAGAAACTGATGAGTTTTATGCCTCTTTTAGAGTTAGTAATAACTTGTTGGAGCTGCGTAATCTAGTGCAAGTCGCTCAACTAATTGTTCAAAGTGCCTTATCTCGTAAAGAAAGCCGTGGATTGCATTACACCATTGATTATCCAGAAACGTTACCAACCTCTTCGCCTACGATATTGAGTAAAGTCTAG
- a CDS encoding FAD assembly factor SdhE: protein MLELDVLFEPFVDEAYDALDNADKMAFQKLLACEDPDLFAWFMGHKECEDAELNRIVQIILNRVKAS, encoded by the coding sequence ATGTTAGAATTAGACGTCTTGTTCGAACCTTTTGTCGATGAAGCATATGATGCATTAGATAATGCCGACAAAATGGCGTTCCAAAAACTATTGGCGTGTGAAGATCCCGATCTTTTCGCTTGGTTTATGGGTCACAAAGAGTGCGAAGACGCTGAGCTAAATCGCATAGTCCAGATCATTCTGAACCGTGTAAAAGCATCTTAA
- the ygfZ gene encoding CAF17-like 4Fe-4S cluster assembly/insertion protein YgfZ produces the protein MSELVTLPEFGVIKLTGEQSHEFLQGQVTCDVFQLREKAWIAGAHCNAKGKAWSAFLAFEQNQDLFLVMVKDSLKVTLAELNKYAVFAKTDITDDSANWYVYGVTGLTDSFTDNITESDVIFDLTTSHQLLVSKQNQEDKATDSKEAHTTWWQLEVASGRAHLYNNIIGEYVPQMMNLQALDYISFKKGCYMGQEMVARMRYLGKNKRALYIAEIDTEVELTPGQDIYREMNERRRKSGKVITSQAGNGKTVFQVVLPNDTEQSEHLFIDEESDICAQIMPLPYTLEQD, from the coding sequence ATGAGCGAATTAGTTACTCTACCAGAATTTGGCGTAATCAAATTAACCGGCGAACAAAGCCATGAGTTTTTACAAGGTCAAGTAACCTGTGACGTTTTTCAATTACGAGAAAAAGCGTGGATCGCAGGAGCCCATTGTAATGCTAAAGGTAAAGCTTGGTCTGCATTTTTAGCGTTTGAACAGAACCAAGATTTGTTTTTGGTGATGGTAAAAGACAGCCTCAAGGTTACCCTTGCTGAACTCAATAAATATGCAGTGTTTGCCAAAACTGACATAACCGATGACAGTGCTAACTGGTATGTTTACGGGGTAACCGGTTTAACAGACAGTTTTACTGACAATATTACTGAAAGCGACGTTATCTTTGATTTGACCACCAGCCATCAACTTCTTGTTTCAAAACAAAACCAAGAAGACAAGGCTACAGACTCTAAAGAAGCCCACACCACATGGTGGCAACTTGAAGTCGCCTCTGGTCGCGCTCACCTTTATAACAACATCATTGGTGAATACGTTCCGCAAATGATGAACCTACAAGCGTTAGATTATATTTCGTTTAAAAAAGGCTGTTACATGGGCCAAGAAATGGTCGCTCGCATGCGCTATTTAGGCAAAAACAAACGTGCCCTGTACATTGCAGAAATAGACACGGAAGTTGAGTTAACGCCTGGCCAAGATATCTATCGAGAAATGAATGAACGTCGCCGTAAAAGTGGTAAAGTAATTACCAGTCAAGCGGGTAATGGCAAGACCGTATTCCAAGTGGTATTGCCAAACGACACAGAACAAAGTGAACACCTGTTCATCGACGAAGAGAGCGACATATGTGCGCAAATTATGCCTCTTCCCTACACCCTAGAACAAGATTAA
- a CDS encoding FKBP-type peptidyl-prolyl cis-trans isomerase → MKIANNSVVTMHYAVKDKEDNLIDSSYDSEPLVLLQGSKFLIEGLENALIGHEKGDTFEVAVDAENAYGPRHDGLVQRIGNEMFADFDVEVGMQLRATTDNGDQTVIVVDKDDESVTVDGNHPLAGVDLKFDVEIIDVREATADEIAHGHAHGAGGCGHSH, encoded by the coding sequence ATGAAAATCGCAAATAACTCAGTTGTAACCATGCACTATGCTGTTAAAGATAAAGAAGATAACTTAATCGACAGCTCATATGACAGCGAGCCGTTGGTATTACTACAAGGCTCTAAGTTTTTGATTGAAGGCTTAGAAAATGCGTTAATCGGTCATGAAAAAGGCGATACTTTTGAAGTTGCAGTAGATGCAGAAAATGCTTACGGCCCGCGTCACGATGGTCTGGTACAACGCATTGGTAATGAAATGTTTGCAGATTTTGACGTTGAAGTTGGCATGCAATTACGTGCCACTACAGATAACGGCGACCAAACAGTCATCGTTGTTGATAAAGACGATGAGTCTGTTACCGTTGACGGTAACCACCCTCTAGCTGGTGTTGACCTTAAATTTGACGTTGAAATCATTGACGTTAGAGAAGCGACGGCTGACGAAATCGCTCACGGTCATGCCCACGGTGCTGGCGGCTGTGGCCACAGTCACTAA
- a CDS encoding methyl-accepting chemotaxis protein yields MKEFWLKLSLRWKLQVGFMAIAMITTVYNRIIASNEIEHVIDTVSKNTSDPALIATLNQQLSDFYVNSIWDTLIQFGLQFFVIMLVAQLFVEPILNLVKSLEAVEHGDLTQTVEVHSKDEIGELERRFNLMIRKLNSILNDVERSTKHMGQSAFQIATISQEIEVMTETEKAKESEINQATLQVQNVAEQVQTISQEANQRSLVAEQQAKKSFTSLTESISQLTHVSGNIGETSAQVEEIVEFSRNINSILSTIKDIAAQTNLLALNAAIEAARAGEQGKGFAVVADEVRGLAVRSQNSANQITQILDELLSKVTTAQSSMQLLVENINESQNQITQTADVVQTMQTDITDTSELNQQIEQVVQQQILSFNQLNGLLKVLFKTIATNSKKISNSSNISTSLNNLTQSLNAQLSGLNIDKSVQFNDQKAKQEFCKRKATRITGHNLVSIKGEFGELNGLSKDLSTTGLGLLLTQPIPELKDLEPMTISLKLPCQDLNEYRDQAPIVLKGHLAWQKEQGEHVYAGIEFENASVQEIKAIESALKFYTA; encoded by the coding sequence ATGAAAGAATTTTGGTTGAAACTGAGCCTTCGATGGAAACTACAAGTCGGCTTTATGGCTATCGCCATGATCACTACTGTCTACAACAGAATCATCGCGTCCAATGAAATTGAACACGTGATCGATACGGTTTCAAAAAACACCTCAGATCCTGCCCTTATTGCTACGCTCAACCAACAACTGTCAGATTTCTACGTCAATTCGATATGGGACACATTGATACAGTTTGGTCTTCAGTTTTTTGTGATTATGCTAGTTGCACAACTCTTTGTTGAACCAATACTAAACTTAGTCAAATCATTAGAAGCGGTAGAACACGGAGATTTAACTCAAACGGTAGAGGTTCATTCAAAAGATGAAATTGGTGAACTAGAGCGACGTTTTAACTTAATGATCCGCAAGCTAAATTCAATTCTCAATGACGTTGAGCGTTCGACCAAACACATGGGCCAAAGTGCCTTTCAGATAGCGACTATTTCTCAAGAAATAGAAGTTATGACCGAGACAGAAAAAGCAAAAGAAAGCGAAATTAACCAAGCTACCCTCCAGGTTCAAAACGTAGCGGAACAAGTTCAAACAATTAGCCAAGAAGCCAATCAGCGCTCACTAGTAGCAGAGCAACAAGCGAAAAAAAGTTTCACCTCTCTGACTGAATCAATCAGTCAGTTGACTCACGTGTCAGGCAATATCGGTGAGACTTCTGCACAAGTAGAAGAGATAGTCGAGTTTAGTCGTAATATCAATTCCATACTTTCGACGATAAAAGACATCGCCGCACAGACCAACTTACTCGCACTTAACGCCGCCATTGAAGCTGCGCGTGCAGGTGAACAAGGCAAGGGGTTTGCAGTTGTTGCGGATGAGGTTCGCGGGTTAGCCGTTCGGTCACAAAACTCAGCTAATCAAATTACGCAAATCTTAGATGAGCTGTTAAGTAAAGTAACCACAGCCCAATCCTCTATGCAGTTACTCGTCGAAAACATTAACGAGAGCCAAAATCAAATTACCCAAACAGCTGATGTTGTTCAAACTATGCAAACTGACATTACCGACACGTCTGAGTTAAACCAACAAATAGAACAAGTCGTGCAACAACAAATATTAAGCTTTAATCAGTTAAATGGCCTACTCAAAGTACTATTTAAAACGATTGCGACAAACAGTAAGAAGATCAGTAACTCATCAAATATTTCGACGTCATTAAACAACTTGACGCAATCTCTAAATGCCCAGTTATCTGGTCTAAATATCGATAAGTCCGTTCAGTTTAACGATCAAAAAGCCAAACAAGAATTTTGTAAACGTAAAGCGACGCGTATAACAGGTCATAACCTAGTCAGTATCAAAGGCGAGTTTGGTGAATTAAACGGTCTATCTAAAGACTTAAGCACGACAGGGCTTGGTCTACTGCTTACTCAGCCGATTCCGGAATTAAAAGATTTGGAGCCGATGACCATCTCGTTAAAACTTCCGTGCCAAGATTTGAATGAGTACCGAGACCAAGCCCCAATCGTATTAAAAGGACACCTTGCTTGGCAAAAAGAACAAGGTGAACATGTTTACGCAGGCATCGAGTTTGAAAATGCGTCTGTACAAGAGATAAAAGCAATTGAGAGTGCTTTAAAGTTTTATACGGCATAA
- a CDS encoding YacL family protein, whose amino-acid sequence MDVDFIYDTDNRVHYIEFDGEHKALANFLNSEFHPGRYESKSLKEFVERLEAEQGDISYSEWTVSFDRNEVSIVNNAIKTQAHPAHEDTYHVMEWEYQYSCGKLDILAVLMDWIDFIEQS is encoded by the coding sequence TTGGACGTTGATTTTATTTATGACACTGACAACCGAGTTCACTATATCGAATTTGATGGAGAACACAAAGCTCTCGCAAACTTTTTAAACAGTGAATTTCACCCGGGTAGGTATGAAAGCAAAAGTTTGAAAGAATTTGTCGAGCGATTAGAAGCAGAACAAGGGGATATTTCGTATTCTGAGTGGACTGTGTCCTTTGACCGCAATGAAGTGAGCATCGTCAATAATGCGATAAAAACTCAAGCCCACCCAGCGCATGAGGATACCTATCACGTTATGGAGTGGGAATATCAATACTCGTGTGGGAAGCTCGATATCCTGGCTGTATTAATGGACTGGATTGACTTTATCGAACAAAGTTAA
- the secF gene encoding protein translocase subunit SecF → MQLLNLEKTINFMSIRRFTGAISILLIIASLASFAIKGMNWGLDFTGGSLIEVSFDKSADLKQIRGVLAEEGFGDATVQNFGSSKDVLIRLAPRKRADDESNGEKITAAMIGDSIMSALQEMDSSATKRRIEFVGPSVGDELREQGGLAMLTALICILIYVALRFEWRFALGSVSALAHDVIITLGLFSALGIEFDLTVLAAILAVIGYSLNDTIVVSDRIRENFRKMRDGGPEEIINESLTQTLNRTMVTSITTILVLIALLVMGGALIKGFATALLFGVVIGTYSSIYVASSIALSLGISKEDLMPTVVEKEGEDQDQLMP, encoded by the coding sequence ATGCAGTTATTAAATTTGGAAAAAACCATCAACTTTATGTCAATCCGCCGTTTTACTGGTGCGATTTCAATATTGTTGATCATTGCGTCGTTGGCGTCGTTTGCTATTAAAGGCATGAATTGGGGATTGGACTTTACCGGTGGTAGTTTGATCGAAGTCTCTTTTGATAAAAGTGCGGATTTAAAACAGATCCGCGGTGTGTTAGCAGAAGAGGGTTTTGGTGATGCAACAGTTCAAAACTTTGGTTCGAGTAAAGATGTTCTTATTCGATTAGCACCGCGTAAACGTGCAGATGACGAGTCAAATGGCGAAAAGATTACCGCTGCTATGATTGGCGACAGCATTATGTCTGCGCTTCAAGAAATGGACTCATCTGCGACTAAACGTCGAATCGAGTTTGTGGGTCCAAGCGTAGGTGACGAGTTACGTGAACAAGGTGGCTTGGCAATGCTAACCGCTTTGATCTGTATCTTGATTTATGTTGCTTTGCGCTTTGAGTGGCGTTTTGCCTTGGGCTCTGTATCTGCGTTAGCTCACGATGTAATTATCACATTAGGCTTGTTTAGCGCATTGGGTATCGAGTTTGATTTAACCGTGTTGGCGGCGATTTTAGCGGTGATTGGTTACTCTCTAAACGATACCATTGTTGTATCTGACCGAATCCGTGAAAACTTCAGGAAGATGCGTGACGGCGGACCAGAAGAAATCATCAACGAATCTTTAACTCAGACTCTAAACCGTACTATGGTTACGTCAATTACAACTATTCTTGTATTGATTGCGCTGCTTGTAATGGGCGGTGCATTGATTAAAGGCTTTGCAACTGCATTGCTATTCGGTGTTGTGATTGGTACATATTCATCAATCTACGTTGCAAGTTCGATTGCGTTGTCATTAGGTATCAGTAAAGAAGATCTAATGCCGACAGTCGTAGAAAAAGAAGGTGAAGACCAAGACCAGCTTATGCCATAA